A region of uncultured Acidilobus sp. JCHS DNA encodes the following proteins:
- a CDS encoding 5'/3'-nucleotidase SurE: MTIALLTNDDGVDSIGLRRLVKEISARGLEVYVVAPKHQVSGAGKSNSRTVRVERVEVEGAREAWAIDGKPADAVAIAVKALLPRKPDVVVSGINIGPNMGLTDFFTSGTIGAAIEAALLGIKAVASSYAVLRGLSEFDEPYVRKAAMVTAEVTERFLEDERLKDVDVLVLNFPRGEPKGLVVAPMAFMANIEVYNGEEENVYHVLGWKTDDLEEAYAGGDEGTDVYYVKRGYATVTPVCLRCLALTTAERRLIDMVKRALNGLVE; encoded by the coding sequence TTGACTATAGCGCTGTTAACCAATGATGATGGCGTTGACAGCATTGGCCTTAGGCGCCTCGTTAAGGAGATCTCAGCAAGGGGGCTTGAGGTCTATGTAGTAGCGCCCAAGCATCAGGTCAGCGGCGCTGGTAAGTCCAACTCCCGCACGGTCAGGGTTGAAAGGGTCGAAGTTGAGGGCGCGAGGGAGGCATGGGCCATAGACGGGAAGCCAGCGGACGCCGTGGCCATAGCCGTGAAGGCCCTGCTGCCCAGGAAGCCTGACGTGGTAGTCAGCGGTATCAACATAGGGCCTAACATGGGCCTTACGGACTTCTTCACAAGTGGAACCATAGGCGCTGCCATAGAGGCAGCACTGCTTGGCATTAAGGCCGTGGCTTCAAGCTACGCGGTGCTTAGGGGGCTGAGCGAGTTCGACGAGCCATACGTCAGGAAGGCCGCCATGGTGACCGCCGAGGTAACTGAGCGATTCCTTGAGGATGAAAGACTAAAAGACGTTGACGTGCTTGTGCTCAACTTCCCCAGGGGCGAGCCAAAGGGCCTCGTCGTGGCGCCCATGGCCTTCATGGCCAACATAGAGGTCTACAATGGCGAGGAGGAGAACGTCTACCATGTGCTTGGGTGGAAAACCGACGACCTCGAGGAGGCCTATGCCGGAGGGGATGAGGGCACCGACGTGTATTACGTTAAGAGAGGCTACGCCACGGTGACCCCGGTCTGCCTGAGGTGCCTTGCCCTGACCACGGCGGAGAGGAGGCTCATTGACATGGTCAAGAGGGCCCTTAACGGGCTTGTCGAGTGA
- a CDS encoding Glycine/D-amino acid oxidases (deaminating) has protein sequence MYDYVVVGAGIVGLATAYHIKQMDPGSTVLVIDKEDSVGAGDTAKSAAAFRAAFTNRTNLRLAKGAISFYLKVQSEGFNLAALKVGYLFVVDSRTKPTIKEGVKVAASEGVEVEEVSQDRLEKSLGMRVSLSGSEEAEMLGVSDVEGGYLFREAGVLDVEKLVDYYYLKLKSMGVEFALGARVREFVVWPRSPLGIEGEPFPWEDLRVKGVRLADGRDVEARKKVVSALGAWSPGLLNPVGLDSFSRPKKRQLFVIKAEGQLGSLLRASGLNDLGVMPFTILPKGVYVRPNPLENTFWVGMSDELGRPFALEENPQPEERFYTYGILPVLGTYLPQFQLRYPGAAWAGHYDMSFDGLPIVYEPYESDLVIAAGTSGSGVMKGDSIGRVAAALAIGKDVVELGNGAEFEVRQLGLEGRSVERELLVI, from the coding sequence GTGTACGACTACGTGGTGGTTGGCGCTGGCATAGTTGGCCTGGCCACAGCCTATCACATAAAGCAGATGGACCCTGGCTCCACGGTGCTTGTGATAGACAAGGAGGACAGCGTGGGCGCCGGCGACACTGCCAAGAGCGCCGCGGCCTTCCGCGCGGCCTTCACGAACAGGACTAACCTCAGGCTGGCGAAGGGCGCCATAAGCTTCTACCTCAAGGTTCAGTCGGAGGGCTTTAACTTGGCGGCCCTGAAGGTGGGCTACCTCTTCGTAGTTGACAGCAGGACTAAGCCGACGATCAAGGAGGGGGTGAAGGTCGCGGCGAGCGAGGGGGTCGAGGTTGAGGAGGTGAGCCAGGACAGGCTTGAGAAGTCGCTCGGCATGAGGGTTTCCCTCAGCGGGTCAGAGGAGGCCGAGATGCTGGGCGTGAGCGACGTTGAGGGCGGTTACCTCTTCAGGGAGGCCGGCGTTTTAGATGTAGAGAAGCTCGTTGACTATTATTACCTTAAGCTTAAGTCGATGGGCGTCGAGTTCGCGTTAGGGGCCAGGGTCAGGGAGTTCGTGGTCTGGCCGAGGAGCCCCCTGGGGATAGAGGGGGAGCCGTTCCCATGGGAGGACCTGAGGGTCAAGGGCGTCAGGCTTGCGGACGGCAGGGATGTGGAGGCCCGTAAGAAGGTTGTGTCGGCCCTCGGGGCCTGGAGCCCTGGGCTGCTGAACCCCGTGGGGCTCGACTCCTTCAGCAGGCCCAAGAAGAGGCAACTGTTCGTAATTAAGGCCGAGGGACAGCTGGGCTCCCTGCTGAGGGCTAGCGGCCTCAACGACCTTGGCGTCATGCCCTTTACAATCCTCCCGAAGGGGGTCTACGTGAGGCCTAACCCCCTTGAGAACACCTTCTGGGTCGGCATGTCTGACGAGCTGGGCAGGCCGTTCGCGCTGGAGGAGAACCCGCAGCCTGAGGAGAGGTTCTACACATACGGCATACTCCCGGTCCTGGGCACTTACCTGCCCCAGTTCCAGCTCAGGTACCCTGGCGCCGCGTGGGCCGGACATTACGACATGAGCTTTGACGGACTGCCAATAGTGTACGAGCCCTATGAGAGCGACCTGGTGATAGCGGCGGGCACGAGCGGCAGCGGCGTCATGAAGGGGGACTCGATAGGGAGGGTCGCCGCGGCCCTCGCGATCGGCAAGGACGTCGTGGAGCTTGGCAACGGCGCTGAGTTCGAAGTGAGGCAGCTAGGCCTTGAGGGCAGGTCTGTGGAGAGGGAGCTGTTGGTGATATGA